Below is a window of uncultured Tolumonas sp. DNA.
GTTGTTTGTTAGCGTTTGGTTATATACCAGAAATATGACTTATTGGCGTTTTTTACCGGTTAACTGATTAAGTAACGACCAATGTTGTAATGGTCGGTACTGCACGCCATGATTGCCTGAGACTGATTCATATAAAATGAACTCAGAAACCGGCAGTTGTAAGGTCGGGGCCGGTTGATTTGGCAACGTTCTGGCATTGCGAAACAGCGTGATATGTGGACGATAATCAGCACTGATCGGCAAATTGAGTTGAGCTAATGCTGAGCTTAATTGCTCAACCAGCATGCAAAGCTCCGGCGCAGGATGCTGCGGGCCTAACCATAAACAGTGGGCATGGCGGAATAAGCCATACCGATCTAACTGTAACGTAAATGCCGGGCTTTGGATCTGCGCCGCAGCCTGATACAGCGAGGGCAGGATGCTGTCATCCTGCAGACCAAGAAAATGCAACGTCAGATGGAAGTTATTCGCAGGCACGGGTTTTAGATAACCTTCCGGCAGCAACTGCTGTTGGCTGTGCTGTAACGCATTGCTGAGTTGTTGTGCCGGAAGGGCAAAAAACAGACGACGTTGCATACTCTCTACATTCCACTAACGGCTAATCGGCAGCACCGTTATAGAGTTTGCCACCTTGTTGCAGATACAGCTCAAGTACTGCACGTCCGGCTGGTTGTTGTAACTGCCGGATCACCTCGATACCAGCATTACGCAGATAATCGTATGACTGCTCAAAGACTGGGCCTTCATCAAAGCCGATCGCCCGCGCATCATCACCGGTTGCGGCACAGGCCAGACGTTTAACCCCTGACCACAAGATTGCGCCCATACACATGGCACAAGGCTCGCAAGATGTGAACAACTC
It encodes the following:
- the thpR gene encoding RNA 2',3'-cyclic phosphodiesterase, with the translated sequence MQRRLFFALPAQQLSNALQHSQQQLLPEGYLKPVPANNFHLTLHFLGLQDDSILPSLYQAAAQIQSPAFTLQLDRYGLFRHAHCLWLGPQHPAPELCMLVEQLSSALAQLNLPISADYRPHITLFRNARTLPNQPAPTLQLPVSEFILYESVSGNHGVQYRPLQHWSLLNQLTGKKRQ